The genomic region tattaatacaagcaatttttacatatatcataaagcataagcacactatattacatatattacaccacacgaatacaactatcttattccgactcgctcgtttcttcttgttcggttttggttcattttgccaagtttctagggatatattatgttcccctaatacgagccgtcgttgtccacattggtttagaaaaacctggtggtttagaggttcccgggtcattgttacaacttaaggacttcgggggttgacgatacatataaagttcatctgggttggaattagatttctctatttttatgccctttcccttattattttcttttgcctttttaaattcagttggggtaatttctataacatcatcggaattctcgtcggaatccgattcatcggagaattggtaatcctcccaatattttgcttccttggcggaaacaccattgaccataattaaccttggtcggttggttgaggattctattttacttaaccgttttattatttcccccaccggttctatttcttcttccggttccgattcttcttccggttccgattcttcttccggttccgactcttcttccggttcctcttcgggaacttgtgaatcagtccacgaatcattccaatttacatttgactcttcattattattaggtgagtcaatgggacttgttctagaggtagacatctatcacataatatcaaacacgttaagagattaatatatcacataatattcatatgttaaaaatatatagttttcaacaaaaatgttaagcaatcatttttaaagaaaacacggtcgaagtccagactcactaatgcatcataacaaactcgataagacacactaatgcaaattttctggttctctaagaccaacgctcggataccaactgaaatgtcccgttcttattgattaaaaacgttccatattaattgatttcgttgcgaggttttgacctctatatgagacgtttttcaaagactgcattcatttttaaaacaaaccataacctttatttcataaataaaggtttaaaaagctttacgtagattatcaaataatgataatctaaaatatcctgtttacacacgaccattacataatggtttacaatacaaatatgttacatcgaaatcagtttcttgaatgcagtttttacacaatatcatacaaacatggactccaaatcttgtccttattttagtatgcaacagcagaagctcttagtattcacctgagaataaacatgctttaaacgtcaacaaaaatgttggtgagttataggtttaacctatatatatcaaatcttaacaatagaccacaagatttcatatttcaatacacatcccatacatagagataaaaatcattcatatggtgaacacctggtaaccgacattaacaagatgcatatatataagaatatccccatcattccgggacacccttcggatatgatataaatttcgaagtactaaagcatctggtactttggatggggtttgttaggcccaatagatctatctttaggattcgcgtcaattagggtgtctgttccctaattcttagattaccagacttaataaaaaggggcatattcgatttcgataattcaaccatagaatgtagtttcgcgtacttgtgtctattttgtaaatcgtttataaaacctgcatgtattctcatccaaaaaatattagattttaaaagtgggactataactcactttcacagatttttacttcgtcgggaagtaagacttggccactggttgattcacgaacctataacaatatatacatatatatcaaagtatgtttaaaatatatttacaacacttttaatatattttgatgttttaagtttattaagtcagctgtcctcgttagtaacctacaactagttgtctacagttagatgtacagaaataaatcgataaatattatcttgaatcaatccatgacccagtgtatacgtatctcagtattgatcacaactcaaactatatatattttggaatcaacctcaaccctgtatagctaactccaacattcacatatagagtgtctatggttgttccgaaatatatatagatgtgtcgacatgataggtcgaaacattgtatacgtgtctatggtatctcaagattacataatatacaatataagttgattaagttatggttggaatagatttgttaccaattttcacgtagctaaaatgagaaaaattatccaatcttgttttacccataacttcttcattttaaatccgttttgagtgaatcaaattgctatggtttcatattgaactctattttatgaatctaaacagaaaagtataggtttatagtcggaaaaataagttacaagtcgtttttgtaaaggtagtcatttcagtcgaaagaacgacgtctagatgaccattttagaaaacatacttccactttgagtttaaccataatttttggatatagtttcatgttcataataaaaattattttctcagaataataacttttaaatcaaagtttatcatagtttttaattaactaacccaaaacagcccgcggtgttactacgacgacgtaaatccggttttacggtgtttttcgtgtttccaggttttaaatcattaagttagtatataatatagatatagaacatgtgtgtagttaattttaaaagtcaagttagaaggattaacttttgtttgcgaacaagtttagaattaactaaactatgttctagtgattacgagtttaaaccttcgaataagatagttttatatatatgaatcaaatgatgttatgaacatcattactacctcaagtttagtaggtaaacctattggaagtgacaagaaatgatctagcttcaaaggatcttggatggcttgaaagttcttgaagtaggatcatgacacaaaaacaagttcaagtaagatttttactcgaattaagatagtttatagttatagaaattgaatcaaagtttgaatatgaatattaccttgaataagaaagataacctactgtatataacaaaggtttcttgatcttagatgattacttggaatggattagaaagcttggaagtaaattagtaaacttgaaggaatttttgaagtgttcttgaagtgttcttcctatgatgattatagcttgatttttgaagtgatttttgatgaagatgatgattaactactggaaaaatacgttcataatagtgtgtgtgtgttgagagagaattagaaagagaattggaagtgaaatggagtgaatgatgagtggtaattggtgagtggtaattggtgagtggtgagtggggttaaaaggagttctagttagttgactagctcatggtagaagttaaaattgattagtcatacatgacataatcaagagtggaatcccatgctagttcctattggtatatactcatagtaagtacgttttgaagctgtgtataatacgggtaagaatacgactagaattcttgatgtaagaaaagaatggaaaagtaactgtaaccatttttgttaagtatgagtgttttgatatatatcttgaagtcttccaaaagtattttaatacatctaaatacactacatgtatatacattttaactgagtcgttaagtcatcgttagtcgttacatgtaagtgttgttttgaaacctttaagttaacgatctcaattaatgttgttaacccattgtttattatatctaatgagatgttaaattattatattattatgatattatgatatattaatatatcttaatatgatatatatacatttaaatgtcgttacaacgataatcgttacatatatgtctcgtttcgaaatccttaagttagtagtcttgtttatatgtatataactcattgttaatatacttatggagatacttacttatcataatctcatgttaaccatatgtatatccatatatatatcgtcatgtcgtttttacaagttttaacgttcgtgaatcgccggtcaacttgggtggtcaattgtctatatgaaacatatttcaattaataaagtcttaacaagtttgattgcttaacatgttggaaacatttaatcatgtaaatatcaatctcaattaatatatataaacatgaaaaagttcgggtcactacagtatgtacGTAGGTTTGCCCCTGGGATGTATTGTTGATATGTATGTTTATGGTTGTTTGTATTTGATCATATATGTTTATTGCTCTTTTAGCGTAGCTTTTCTTGACTTGTTTTGAGCTccgcacctttttttttttttttttaagtgaaTGCACAATCCGCGTTGATCTATTGGCGAcgtgactgccgcttagagcctaaattgaactccaggcatgatttaaaacccatggaaatttgactctaccattttcatatatatatatatatatatatatatatatatatatatatatatatatatatatatatatatatatatatatatatatatatatatatatatatctattttttttttggccggaggtccttatggaagcaatctctctatccgtcgaacatAGAGAGGGAGGACTCTCTAGccttggagtgtttcactcgggaggagaaatgacttctctttattctagggtagaggaaggattgtctacgtctcacctcccccataccctacacatgtgggattgggttttgttgttgttgttgttgttgttgttcttatgGCTCATGCTTCACAATTTGAATGTGTTATTATGTCAAACCTACTCAACATTTATCAAACTATAGTCATGGTTTTCAAATGTCTTGTGCCTTGTCAAACTTGTTAGTGTATTACGTATTATGCTTAGCCCATGATTGTATTAGTTGGGCCTAGTCCATTATAGTTTGATAGGGTTTTGCACTATATATTCCCATGTATCTTGTACTGTGTCGTTTATGGAAAATACATCATATTATTACTTAACATGGTATCAGACGATTCATCCCTAAAAAACCCTAAATCCTGCCCACTTCTTCTTCTCCAGTAGACAATAACCATCGCCTACTCTCATCCCTACTGCTTGAACTCTTCTTCAATCCTCCTTCTTTCAAACATCCCTTTATCAAATGGCACCCAAAAAATACGAAAAAATATATACGGTCACATCCGTACACCACTTAATCCCTGTAAAGCTTGATCTCTCCAAATTAAATTACACCCACTGGAAGAAACTTTTCACAACGCACTGTGCCGGTTTTGATGTGTCTAACTTCATCCTACGCGACTCCACCCCGGAAGAAAAGGCTGACCCCGATTGGGTGAAGGCCGATGCTGTGGTAAGCACGTGGATCTACCTAACGATCTCTGAGTCTCTTCTCGAACGTGTGTTAAACTCTGAGCCATCGTCTGCCTATGATGCTTGGAGTTTTCTTGACAAAGTGTTTAAGGACAATAAGCAGTCTAAAACCATGGAACTCCAGGCCGAACTTCGAGGATTAAATATAGGTAACTCCTCTGTCGAAGAATATTTTAGACAAATCGATCGGATTGCTGCTCATTTCAAAAACCTTGGATCAAATATGGAAGAAAGTGACTTGGTCATGTACGTCGTTAACGGCTTGAATGAAAAATATGCTCATACTAAACACATAATTATTCATCGTGCACCATTCCCGGATCTCAATATGGTTCGGTCCATGCTTTCAATGGAGGAGATGACCATTAATCGCACGAATCAACCATCGGCTAGCCTACCGAACTCATCACATCCATCGGCTCTTGTAGCACAAGCTCAGCCCGCAAACACCGTCAATCAAAACACCACCATATCGACTCAGGTATGCCGAAATTTTTCTAAGGGTCACTGCCGTTTTGCTGATAAATGTCGATTTCTGCATCCTGGCTCTAATCGTTCTCATGGTACTGGTAACTCACGAACACAGCAACAAATGAACAGGCCCAATTCTAGTTTGTCTCAAGCCCAATTACTTAACATTATTGCAGCCCAACAACATCAGTTGGGCCTTACTAACTCTCGGGTTCAGCTGGGATACCAAACAGGCCAGCCGCTGCTCCCCTCTCATGTTTTTGGGCCTCCAATACCACCTACTGCTTATGGGCCGCCAGCTCGCCCCACAGCCCAACAGGCCCAACAGGGACTCCTGCCCACCCCTCCTGGTTTCACAAAAGCTGCTGTAGGTCAGCCCAATTATCTTGGGTCAAATGCTACTGGACAACCTACTGCTTATTACACTAATCCTAATTCTGGCTATGCTTCATTTACTGTGGATCCAACACAAACTCAGGAAACCATTCTCCCGCAAGCTTTTAGTACTATGACACTCCAAGACTATGGAAATGCCGGGTGGCACATGGATACTGGTGCGTCCACTCACCTCACCTCTTGCATTAATACTCTTAGTACTGTTTTTAATAATCGCAGGTATCCGTCAGTTGCTGTTGGTAACGGGAGCTCCATTCCCGTGACGAACACGGTCATAGCTTGTTATCTAACGCTTACCGACCATTACACTTAAATAATGTGCTTGTAACCCCTAACATTGTAAAAAATCTCATTTCCGTTCGTCAATTTACTCGCGATAATTTAGTGTCTGTTGAATTTGACCCCtttggtttttctgtgaaggatTATCTGACGCGCCGTCTTCTACTCCGATGTGACGGCACCGGAGACCTCTACCCAGTCACTTCACCAGAATCGCACCCTCCACCACATGCTCTTCTTATCAGCTTTGACACTTGGCACCAGCGTCTCGTACATCCCGGACATGATGCCTTTCGAAGACTTATTTCTAATAAGGATATCCTATGTAATAAAACTGTTTCGCCCATATTTTGTCATGCTTGTCAACTTGGGAAACATGTTCGTCTTCCCTTTTCCGTTTCTAGTAATAATGTGAACTCTATTTTTGATATTATTCATTCAGATTTATGGACATCTCCTGTTGCTAGTCTTAGCGGTTTAAAGTATTACATTATTTTTCTCGATCATTACTCTCATTATGTATGGGTTTTTCCGTTAAGAAACAAATCCGACGCCTTTAACACTTTTGTACAATTTCGTTCCTTTGTAAAAACACAATTTCAAAAAGAAATAAAAGCCTTTCAATGCGATCAAGGAGGCGAATTCGACAACAACGCCTTTCATAATCTTCTTCAATCTAATGGTATTAAATTCCATTTTTAGTGTGCTCAAACTTCACAACAAAACGGGAAATCTGAACGTATGCTCCGCACTATCAACAACTTAATTCGTACCCTTCTTTTTCAGGCTCATCTTCCTCCCACGTATTGGGTTGAAGCTCTTCACATGGCTGCTTATATTCTCAACATTCTACCATCTTCCGCCATTAATCACGATGTCCCTTATACTCGCCTCTACCATCACAAACCTAACTACACCACTCTTCGTGTATTCGGTTGTCTCTGTTACCCTCACCTCAACACCACAAATAAACTCGCCCCTCGCTCCACTCCATGCATATTTCTTGGGTATCCTTCTAACCATCGGGGCTATCGTTGCCTTAACCTAACCACAAATAGAATCATTCTCTCCTGACACGTCACCTTTGATGAAACCACATTCCCTTTCGGCTCCATGACTCCCACTCAAGCACCCTCATATGAATTCTTGGATCCTCCACCAAATCTCTTCTCTTGTTCCTTTCATTTGTCTCCTCCCACCACTAATCCTACTAATGATCATCATGTTTCGTCACCGGAGTCACAGTCTCCTCCTACTGAGACTACCGCCACTACTCCACCCACCACTACTCAAAACATCACTACTGAACCCACGACTACTCAAAACCTCTCTACTCAACCCACTACTAATGAACCCACTTCTACTCAACCCACTACTAATCAACCCACTTCTACTCAACCCACTACTTCCCAAACCAGCACTCCTCATCCTACTCACCCTATGATCACACGTGCCCGACTTGGTACTACGAAACCCATTCAACGCCTTAACCTCCACACCACCACAACTTCCCCCATTCCCCGTACATACCCTGATGCTCTTCGTGACCCTAACTGGAAACAGGCTATGACTGACGAATATACTGCTTTAATTAACAACTGTACTTGGAAACTTGTGCCACGCCCATCGAACACAAACATAGTTCACTCCATGTGGTTGTTTAAGCACAAATTTAATGCAGACGGTAGCTTACACAGGTATAAGGCTCGACTTGTTGCCAACGGTCGAAGCCAACAGGCtggtattgattgtgatgagacttttaGCCCGGTTGTCAAACCGGCAATGATTCGCACTGTCCTTAGCTTAGCAGCTTCTCGACATTGGCCTattcatcagctagatgtcaagaacgcCTTTCTTCACGGTCAGCTGACCGAGACTGTATATATGTACCAGCCCCCAGGGTTTCGGGATCctcagttgtgacgacccggaaattttcgaccaaatttaaactttaatctttatattattccaacacgataagcaaagtttgttaagttaaatctcaagaattttaaactgtgttcatacattcattataacctcgaccaaattccgacgattcacgaaccgttatatataaatagatatgtatatgtatatatatatatattataacttgagaatattaataaagtattaaacgtataatactttacacgaacgtatttgtttcaatatgattttcgacgaaattaaaaaaaatatattaaatgattgaattatcagaaacattgaattatgattacaagtctctgttgagaggtccactatgatttgagaaaatctattcctcttaacgatattcagaataatttgtaaagctatttataaataaaaacaaaaagtgtcatttacgaaagttagacaaaagttagtggagaattggtttccataatattctattaatctattttcaaacgtacaaagacgttttcagtttaaaaagaactttattattaaaacgtatataacttttataaatatctagaatcacttttgacaactcattacttaaccagta from Rutidosis leptorrhynchoides isolate AG116_Rl617_1_P2 chromosome 9, CSIRO_AGI_Rlap_v1, whole genome shotgun sequence harbors:
- the LOC139869077 gene encoding uncharacterized protein; protein product: MAPKKYEKIYTVTSVHHLIPVKLDLSKLNYTHWKKLFTTHCAGFDVSNFILRDSTPEEKADPDWVKADAVVSTWIYLTISESLLERVLNSEPSSAYDAWSFLDKVFKDNKQSKTMELQAELRGLNIGNSSVEEYFRQIDRIAAHFKNLGSNMEESDLVMYVVNGLNEKYAHTKHIIIHRAPFPDLNMVRSMLSMEEMTINRTNQPSASLPNSSHPSALVAQAQPANTVNQNTTISTQVCRNFSKGHCRFADKCRFLHPGSNRSHGTGNSRTQQQMNRPNSSLSQAQLLNIIAAQQHQLGLTNSRVQLGYQTGQPLLPSHVFGPPIPPTAYGPPARPTAQQAQQGLLPTPPGFTKAAVGQPNYLGSNATGQPTAYYTNPNSGYASFTVDPTQTQETILPQAFSTMTLQDYGNAGWHMDTGASTHLTSCINTLSTVFNNRRYPSVAVGNGSSIPVTNTDYLTRRLLLRCDGTGDLYPVTSPESHPPPHALLISFDTWHQRLVHPGHDAFRRLISNKDILYLWTSPVASLSGLKYYIIFLDHYSHYCAQTSQQNGKSERMLRTINNLIRTLLFQAHLPPTYWVEALHMAAYILNILPSSAINHDVPYTRLYHHKPNYTTLRVFGCLCYPHLNTTNKLAPRSTPCIFLGYPSNHRGYRCLNLTTNRIILS